Within Ptiloglossa arizonensis isolate GNS036 chromosome 8, iyPtiAriz1_principal, whole genome shotgun sequence, the genomic segment CTTCTAGAAAGATAAAAGAGAACTTACGGAATTTCACGGAAATTAACTTCGTTAGCTTCATTTTCAGCAAACTGGCCAGGACCACTCAACATAGCCTTTATAGTTCCACTAGTTAAAGCATGTTCACGCTTAACAATAAATTCATGTCCATCACTGCTCACCAGTTTTACATACATTGCATTTGGTCCTTCGCATCCTCCATAAATCGGTCCACTttcttgctaaaattttaatttgttacACATATTACGCTATAGTAGATACAGTTTTAAATATAACATCTGTAATTCCAACTATCATACAATGAAAACTATTGTTAGTAACGAAAGACAgggtaaataattaaaaaaaaaagaaatcattaaGCAGCAAAACTTTAATTTGCAGAAATAGGTACCGCATGCAGGTCAATAGATGAAttgccttcttcttcttctgcgttATTGACAGTTTCTTCCTCATTGAGCTTGATCCAAAGAAAAATTAGCATTAATCGACAACTCGTTTACCATAATTTTCCTGTTTTCCAATTAGAGGAATCAATGAAATTTCAGTCATGATAGCAGCCCAAGTGTAACTGTGTgtagttttcttttaaatacgtTTTACATATCCCAATTGTCATGCGAAAGTTAGGCATGCATAATATtttagggggaaaaaaacatacctttTCAGCTTGCATATTTACATCGTTTGACATGTTTCTGTTTTATAGGATGTATAGTATTTCTAgaatgaataataaattattatttataaataaattgttgcgttgtttaaaaatataaaatatatacttaAAGAAATCATTTTATCCAGTCAGTGTTTACGAAATGTTCTTCtgaattaaaaatttaccaCACATTGTATCAAAAAGGAAAGAAGTATGTCTGACGTTCTATGAACAATATGACATTTCATATGCACCAACCTAATGCATTATCATTGAACTATAaaagatttaattatttttgtttaaacagaACCGCTATGATACCATTGAGTCCTATCCGCACACATTTTCTTGATCGTAATGCAAGGTCAGTTTTTCACTCCATCGTTCGTGCAGATGAAAAGGTTACTCTGAACGTTAAGACATAACGCGTCATAATGGATTTAACATTAACACATGAATATTACGAATCAATGTCGATATGTGCCCGTGATCGaatgtattgcaattatttgAATAGAGAAATAGGCATGAGAAAGACATCATCCATGAAAAGGAAAACAAAGGAACATCCGTTACGtttaacataaattttgcgctaGTAGTTGCAATTACTTTGATGATAAAATTTTAACGACGCATTTTTCATCGCATACCGTTCGAAAACAAAGGACCATACGTACCTTGATGGAAAATGAGTTTCTATAAAATTCAGACTTTTCGTTCGTAGTAAAGTTTCTTAATAAGAGCAATGGCAATTAATATGGCTACTGGCAATGTCGTGTGCAGTTCTCGATGAGTCGAAACTACTTCTCCATCTTCAGTTTGATTTGACGCTACGATTGGACAAGATAAAAACTGGCGCGTAAAAACTTGTTAAACATCTTATTCCGATGAAACGTACTTATTTCATAAAACTGTCGTTATTGTCGACATTTTGCTTATTTCATGATCGTGATTCAAGTGGTACGATTTATAGTTCGTTAGATTGCTTTAACCCGTTTTTCTATATGCTTTGAAAGTTCAACAAAATGGAAACTGAAAACACtgggtaaatattaaaaatactgtGATATGTTGTTTCTATTTctaaatttctataaaatttcatttgtataaaaatacaaaaaatacttGATACGCTTATTTTTAACTTTTACAGATATTCACGGACGATAGATGAAATACGCAAAACTTTGGACTTGGCTGTTATTAAAGAATCTGATTTGCAGAATGTGACACAAATTTTAAATTCTGCATCAGAAAAAAATATGGAGATGCATACAAAGTTATTAGAACTTGACGAACATTTATTAAAAACTATTAAAGAAGGAGATAGGTACCTGTTTATTTAGATGTATCAATAACCTTCCGGTAACTTGTTGCTATCTGCAGCGTTTCAGTTTAACATTTCAGGGTAATAAGCAAGATTACGTAGTATTGTGTTCAAAGAGTCGAACATATGACATTAAGGAGGCAGGAACATCCAACTCGTGTATGTTAGTACCGAATTTAAACTTATTCAAGCAAACAAATGTATGTTCAAACGATAGAGTGATAAGAACTCACAATATCTTAGGAATTTTCCATACATACTATGAGGTATGCAAATTATGCAGTATCAAAGTATTTGttaatttgtaatttacaaatttacaaaataattaaggTAAAAGATTGCCAGCCCAAGTTTGCAAAATTACTTAGTGTTCTCGAACCAACTTCATTCAAGGGAGTAGAATATGAATCATCGTTAGATCAAGAACTTTTGTACGATTGGCATAGATTGCAAAACGAAATACAAGCCAGTGAAAATGAACTGCATCAAGCACTAAACGAATATTTAATAGTTAATATCGATGGTATTACTTTTTGTTTTCAAAggatttattaaataatgtttacttagtattaaataattttgctaGTTAATTATATTCATTAATTGTTACCAACTACGTTACaactatattatattttattttgtttggaAGGGTATTATCGTCTGGTATCATTTGAGTCCGAAGTGCAAAGTTTAACATTAATGTTGGATCTCTTTGATGCAAATTGTTGGGAATTAAACGAGGTAGATAAAGAAGTTACATACGAAGCCTTGAAAGAATTTATTCCCAAGCCAGTGTTTGATATTTTATTCGCAAAGTATACAGAAGTGAGCAATAAATCAAAAGAAGATGCAACACCTTTACACAGGTATCTAAATTTCTTTtcagaatataaaatatacatttccaTTTCATATTGTTACGACAAAGTATGATATTATAGATACAACGAAGAGAAATGCTGTAAAATTTTGGCAAAAATTCTTCTTACTGTTTCGTCGGTAACCGAGTATAAACAATTTATGGAATCATGGCGAATCGGTACTCCAGAAAGTAAGatatgatttatttaaaaaaaatttagagGTGAAGCGCATTCTcgttacatttttctaaatGTAGAAATGGAACCAAAAGAAGCATATTTGAGTGGCATAGCTCTTGTTACGTGGAATCGTTCaacattgaaaaaagaaataaggtCCTTTTCAGAAACAGATTTGTCAAAAAATATTATTGAGAGATTTAACGAACTTTttaaagtgaaaaataaatggaCAGTAGAAGAAATAACACCCTATATTAAGTACGTAAAAAAACTTGTTTACAGAATTCagactttttctttctttgtcatttaaatattctttctgTTTCAGGAATTTGACAACGTctaaaacaaatgttaacgcTCTTCTAACTAAATATACTAGATGTTCGGTGATTAATGGCATTAAATATTATAGCTCGAAGCACGGTAAATAGttaattgaaattattcatTATACTGAAATCATTCGCGCTGTTTATTTCGCTTGTGATCATGATACATAGTTACATTTacacaattttataaatatcttcGAAATATTATTACGCACTGTATTTACTTTTATCATCCATCGTCTAATCGGAAACAGTAACACGTTCGATCACGGTAGACTGCCGTTATTTTGACTTTTATTCCTTCTTAATGAACTGCGATTGTAGTTTGAAGGAACAACTACCTGCACTAACAGTTACAAATGGCTCATACGTTTATCATTTCGTCATAAATTACGAAatcttgtattatataacgcgaTTGCAGAACAATTTTAGTTGTAAAACTAAATATATTGGTTTTTAAgttaatttataaatacaagTAATCGAACAAATTTACCAAAACATCAATGATCCAGTAACAGTACgattaatcaaatttttcgcgaagatATGTAGGCTTGCAAAATTTTGTATCGCATAAAAATATGCATTGAATAAGTTTGATGTAAAAGTTTTTTTCACTTTAATTATGCCGTCACATAATTATGATATTCGTTACGACAGAGATGTAACGATTATACGTAATGTAAaggaatcgaatgaaaattatactttacacgAATATGATGTTATAATATTGGAGGCAGTATAAATGTCTTAAAACATCgtacaattgaaaattaaaaagttcttaaatattttacgtaGTTTTGGTAATTGAAACTTAATTCTTAAATCTTTCTCATTGTGTAAGATTAAactattttctttcgtaaaaaaaGTCAAAATTGTATACTTGCAGTGCAACGTTCGCGATGAATAAAATTCATCAAAAATAACACTCAACTCAATCGTCAACGTCATTATTAAGTGatgtaaattttgaatatttatttatatacacttAACGTAATTTAAGAGAAAAGTATCTTATGCTCTCGATACAATAGCAGCGTCAAACGTGGTAATCGTAAGTTACAAATTCCTGGGACGACAATTCGTTAATATATACCTGTACATTTCCAATCCCTCGATAGAAAAATCCATCAGAGTACACAAGCACACACGCCTTGGCACATTGCCATTTAGAATCTCTAGTGTCGTGAAATAATGAACGATATAAAAGTGCAATCGATTAAAATGGAAAGTAATTCTGAAAATGATCTAAAATCTCAATTTAATATGAAACTGAACCCTCCCAGGAACGCAAACAATAACAAATTCTATAAAAATGGAATACTTTACATCTATGGAATATTTAATAGATCCGTAAATGCATAGGCGCATTGCGTTGACAAGGTGTCAATACTATTCTTATGCAAAGAtgaaattttctataaatattttgtagGAACTGACTTGCCGTTGAAGAATGATTCGCTTTTTATAAAACATTCTGTATAAATTTCACAAATCGGTATGAATAGCTAAATAATTACCTAATAGAAATAACATTCAgtcccattttttttttacattgtaaTCACTCCCCGTAGCAGGAAATAGACTATTAAATTATGGATTCGTAAAAACAACACTGTAAGATCGTATCCtacttgaaattaaattttcgcgaaatattACCGTTTGAActattttgttaaatatatatatttataaatataatatatatatatatatatagaattatTCAACTACCTACAGGGTGATGCAAAAAGACAAACTCTGGGACGATGGTTCGTATACGTCACAATGTAAATGCAGTTTCTTGTAGAATTAACGTTCAACAATGTTAAGAGAAATTTGAGAAACGTGGAACTTGTCGGGTAGATGTATCTGTGTGAAGAAGAATTAGGCGAGATTATATTATAATACGTTCGAGGATTGTGCTTTTTGCTTCACCCTATACACGCGGTTGTTATACAATAACAAATTAACAATAAATCTAAAGCTTTGGAGTGATTTTCTTTATAGCTGTGACTTACTTTTAATGATAATTCCTCTACTGCTACATCTAACGAATACTGTCCTATCTATAAGTACGTTTAGACCAAGTCTGTATAGGGTTAAAAAGAGCTATAAAGCACAAATACTAAATCTCCTGCCGTTGAGTTATGCGCGAGATGTAGACGGGTAACTTGTACGATGTCGTCTATGTACATACAAACTAATATCTCTTCGAAGTATTCCTGAAATCGATAAACGCAAAATACAATGAAATTAACCAACACGGGTTGCGGGTAATTTATATATCAAACACAATTCTACAAATACAATTTACCTTAATACAAGGCACCTCGTTGTTAGCTATCACTTGTCGCAGTTTCGTTTGCCGTCTTATTGTTAGGTGCAAACACTGACTGTTGACTAATACCTGTCGCGACTGTTTGACTCGGATGAATTACAGGTCCTGCTGTTTGGACTAAATTACAAGTAACCGGTACCATCGGTGGCAGATTGACAGAGTTATTCATCGGGCTGATATTACACGATAACGATGGTCTTTTTCTTTCTAAACTATTTGTCGCCATTTGTCTCCGTGTTGTCGAATTACGTTCAAGACTGTTAGTGACGATATGATGCCTTCTTTCTAGACTGGACCCGGTACTAACGTCGGTTTGACTACTCTGAGTAGGACAAAGAATCGCAAGGTTTACAGTGTTGTCGTAAAAGAtgatttttcgttcgcgataagAAAATTCTCTCTGTTCCAAGATTAGCCTTTTTACCTGCAAGGAGCGATCGACCGACTGGCCCATTCTGTGTAGAAGATCACCGCTTTGGCTCTGTCTAAACGTTGTGCCTTGACGTTCGGTCGACTGACTTCTCCTCAGAAACTGTTCTCCGGATTGACTGGAACGAATACAACCTTCCGGCGTAGATTCTAGAGGGCCGCTAATTTCATTTTGCTTTTGACAAATCTGGCTATCTACGTACGGATAGCGAATGCGTATCGAGTCGATCACATCCAACAAGTTCTTCGCGTCCATTGCCAAGATGTGGGCTGCTGATAACATTCCTCTGAAATCACCACACGTTCCCTTAATAACCTCCATTCGTCAAACCGGGGAACATATAttacgtttctttgtcgtttcgcaTTTACTTTCGATATTCCGCATCCAACGTAGTGGCGCTGTACTTTTGAGCCTGTTTCATAGCGGTTACCAGTTCCGCCATGTCTTTGCTGAGAACCTTGTGCGCCATTTCTACTTCCCGATGAGCCGATATGGGTAATATGTCCATCAGAGCGTCCACGGACGATAGCAGTGCTCTCAATTCGATGCCCACTTTACGCACTAATTCCAAGTATTGTTCGGCCTTGCTCTGCTGAACACCTACGGTCACGATTTAGTTGAAACGTGTTGCGAAACAAACGACAGGGAATAACGTTTTACCTTGAGAGAGAGACATCACCGCACGTACAACGCTGGTAGTGCAGTCGTACACTTTGTCGTTGGTTCTATCCAGATCCGCTGTTGGCGTGGGTTCCATTTTCTACGAAACGAaagtagtgttttttttttccagtatTCTAGCTCGTAACAGATAACACGAACCGTTTCGTGGAAAACGCAATACCTTTACGACGATCACTTTATCCGTGCCCTTATCGGAACCCAACGAGCCGGTATTGGCACTGTGCTGTTCGTGATTCGGCGATTGGGTGACCGAACGAGGCACCGGTGGACTGACGCTTTCATCTCCGCTGGTCGCGATCGATAAACGTTTCTAAACGGACGGAAACCACGATGGTATAGCGTGAACCTTTGATCGacgaaagaatgaaagaaaaaaaaagaaaggaagatattTGATATTTGTCGGCGCACCTCTTCTCTCGCCAACCAGCGACTGTCCTCTTCCGACTGACGTTGCTGTTGCAACAGTCGCTGTTCCAGCAGCTTTTGTTCATCGTCGAGACCGCTGCTGAAGTTCTCCGTGACGCTGTCGAAGAGCTGCGACTGTACGGCTCTCTGAAATAAGAAGAATCACGATCTTATTTCCACCGTTTATGGGTCCACGACAGCTGGCACGGTGATTAATCGTCACGACTTCGCTCGATAAACAACATAATATGTACACAGTAAAATTAAAGAGATGCATAATTCTCGATGCAAAGATACATATTTCAGAATGAGAGTAGTGCAATCACACTCGTCGCATGCAGCTCAAATtgttacatatacatatgtattataACGTTATATTATTGCTATGTTCATTCTTCATGCAAAAGGATTAGCCTACCGAAActgcaaagaaaaaatagaaacgaaataattcaacCGCGACGAAACATCGTATCCAGTTTCGCGCAACGAAAGTAAAATAGGCCCATtgcgtgtacgcgcgcgcgcgcgtatgtgTGTAgacgtgtgtgtgcgtgtgtactTTGTGAAACTGAAAACGAGCGTGCGAGCGCGTATCGCGGATTAGAGTCGTTCGAGTTCATTCGCTTCCGGTGAGAATTTCAAACGATAAAACGGGATCCCGATCAGCTTCACCGCGTTctacgtattatatatatataatatatatgtatatattatataacatacatgtatatattatataacatatatgtatatattatatacgtatagatatatgtatacatatatacagtaATCCTCGGCTCGAAGGCGAAAGAATGGGTTTCGTCTCGAATCCGAGGTCGGTGGAGAATTTGTTCTTGGAACCGATCGAACTCGAACGCGCCGCTCGAAGAGGAGAGCGAAAGGGGTACACGATACCGAGAGCGAGAGTGATCGAGCGACAACgagtgagcgagcgagagagcgagcgaatCTCGCCTTGAAACCGAGGATCGCTCGGCGAGCGGGTACACGCGTGTTATACGATCCGTCACGCGTAGACACGGAGCGTGCAcgagttttctttcgtttttctttttctttttctttctttttttcggggTGCGAGAGTCTCGGTggttacaaagaaaaaaaaaatgaaacaaaataagaaaaaaaaaaaaaaagtaattcaaCACAATGCTGTTTTGCAGATAGGAGGGTGGATGCGATTGTTCATTCCTAGGAGGGCGTAGTTGCCGAACCTGGTCTTGATGGGCCTCCTCTGTCATCGAGCTGCTCGAGGACATCGTGCTGTCGCTGACAGCGGAGGATATCAGAGATCCGGAGAGCGTACCGTCTGTGGAGCTAGTCAGCTGCTCGTCTTGCTTTTGCGCGACGAACGTGGTGATTTTCGCGACACCGGTAGCCAACTGGGGCGCGCAGCACGTTGGCTTAGCCACGTGGCCCGGCTGACAACAGCCGAGATACTGCGTCGCGTTCGTCGCGCTCGTTACCGGATTCGTGACGACGTTGCACTGCGTGGCGGTGCTCGTTTGTTGGCCGACGACCACGAAGCTCGCGGGTCCCGGATGAAcgtgatgatgatggtgatgttgttgctgttgctgctgctgctgctgctgttgttggccGCTCGCGGCGAATTGCGGCTGAACCGAATGACTCTGCGCCAGCACGCCGAACGACAACTGCTGAGTCACGTTCGCCGCTTGGGAGCTCGCTACGTGACTGGCTATTCCAGCTTGTTGGATTTGCTGGGCGTACGCGGGCCCTTGGTGAATCTTCTGGGCCTGTACGACCGTGACCGGGGTCGCGTGGCCCGTGTAAATCGGATTCGCGGCGCTGGTGGCCTGTTGAGTGGCGTGTTGGGCCGCGTAAGAGGACGAAGAAACCGATTGATGAACCGTAGGAGGAGGATTCCCCTGTCGTTGGATGTTCTGCGCGTGCTGAGACTGCGACAAGTACACTGGCTGCGCGCCCGAGTGACCGATGTTCGAATAaatctgctgttgttgttgctgctgctgctgctgctgttgttgataACTCTGAGCGTGCAACATGATCGGTTGAGGCTGCAGATTCGATACGGAGGTCGCCGTTATATTGTTCCTTGGACTCTGGCCGACCGACGCGTTCGCGGACATCGCCTCGGTGGCGTTCTGGCTCTGTACGTTCTGCGCGCGGAACTTGAGCACCGGCCCGTAGAGACAATCCGCGTTCGACGTGGGAATGGATGCGTTGCTGGTACCGACCAGGCTCGGGCGCGGATACGCGGCGACGTTCTGAACACAAACGGGACTCGGGCCGACCGGCTGACCTACGCCGAACACTTGACTCGCGCTCGAGAATTGAGGGAAACTCGGCGACGATTGGGGCGGACCGACCGAACCTACGATACTGTTCAGGCTACCCGGGCCAAAGTTGCCCGGGTTCTCGCCGAAGTTACCGCCCACGCTTGGACTCTGGCTGAGATTTCCGACGATCGCGGAACTCTGAGTGAAATTGGCGACCGGGCCGTAGATCTCGCCGCAACCTGCCGCGACGGTCGTCACGGGAACGGCTACGGACGCCGTGTACTTCTGCACCGGCGAGTAGAGATCGCCTGTAACGCTACCGACCACTTTCGAGCTGACCGCGTACAAATTTTGCATCTCTTTAACCTTTTGCTGCTTTCTGTTCGCAGCGGGTGATTGGGCTTGCGTCGTCTCCGAAACGCCTAGACTGGACACGAGGGGAGGGACGTCCGAGGATTCGAGGGAATCCAGGTTGGTGTCGGATAGGGTGGAGTCCCCGGAATGTGTTTCGTGGGATGCGGATGGTTCCGAGACGGCTGGATCGAAGAAGGGCAGGTCGGAGACCAGGGCGGTGGTCAAGACTTGGTCTTCGTCTTGGAACTGCACCGCCAAGGTGTTGAAGGGCGAGGCGGGTGTCGTGTAGACGGAGGGACATACCCCCCTGGTTTGATTGTCCTTGAGGAGCTGCGCGAGAACCTCGGGGCTCTGTGCGACGATATAGGTGGAGACCGGCGCCGCGGCGGTTAGCTGAGACTGATCCGTCGGGTTTTGCGGCTGCCTCGAAGGTTTCGGTGGCGGTACGTCGTCTGCACCTAAATCACGAAAGATTATCCGCTCCGTGGTCCGTGGAAGGTTCCGTAGGTGCATCGGGGTGTCTCGAGGTACGCGACGCTGGCCAAGCTTTTCGAGCCAGGTTTTCGAGGAATCTTGGCCCGTGCGCGCAGAAGAGCGTTTCGAACAGAGATCCGGTAGGAGAGATCGAAGAATCGTTTACCGGTTTACGATCCGAGGCTTCGTTTCTCGAGATCAGCGGttaacgttttattttttttattcgagcgTGTGCGCATCGTGGACGTTCctcgtgtgtgcgcgcgcgcgatcAGCTGACCGTGATATAAATAGCGCAGGGAGTCGTGTCGGTAAAGTTTAACTGCTTTTATCTCGTACACGAAGCCTCGGATTGCAAAATGCTAATGAACCGTTCCCGGCTTCGCTCCGCGCGAGGAATATGCGCGTTTCGGCTCGTCCCATCTattcgaaacaccctgtaagAGCCGAGATGCACGGCACGCTCACCTTCGATGCCTTGTAAATTATACGTCGCGCGAATAATTGTTGCATATAAATGTTGCACGTTATATCGAGCGAGGCATCGCAACGCGTAATTTACAAGCGATCGAAGGTGAGCAAATTAGGTGCCCGGCTCTATATACTTTGGGACACCCTGTGCAGTTTATCGTTCTTTTCCCTACGTACCCCAGGACATGGCTTGAACTCTCCTGTTctcccgtttcatcgtttcttgctGCTGATGTTTCTCTTCCAGTAGAATCTCGCTGAAAACGATCGTACGTGTACTCGttgctcgtttaaaaatttaccgTTGTCTCGAGAGAAAAACAAAACGTTGTATCGTCAAAGGAAAACtccgagaaaaggaaaaaaaaaaaaaaaaaaagggcgaTTGCAACTCGTCGGAGGCACTTACTGCAAAGTTTCCCTAATTTCTTTGAACGTGGGTCGTTTGCTAGGCTCGTAGCTCCAGCACTGCGACATCAAGGAATACAATCGTGGCGGGCAGTGATTCGGTAGCGCCAGTCTCTCCCCGTTTTCGAGTTTGCGTATCACTTCGTTGTTTTTCACACCTTGGAACGGCTTCACGCCCAGCATTAAAATCTCCCACATGCACACGCctgaacgaacgaaacaaacacGCTTGTACCTTTCTTGTACATAAACGAACCGTCTACCATCGCGCGAGACAACACACGGGCAATCGTCGAGTGAAACTGACCGAACATCCAGACGTCGGACGACGTGGTGAATCTACGAAAGTTGATGCTTTCCGGGGCCATCCACTTGATCGGTAGCTTGCACTTGCTCGCGGTGTAGTAACTCTGATCCTCGACCCATCTGCTCAGCCCAAAGTCGGCCAATTTCACGCAATTGTGCGCCGAGACTAGCACGTTTCTCGCGGCGATGTCTCTGTAATTGTGTATCatagatatataaatatattgtagACATCTCGCGACGATAACGAGTCGATAAAAGATTAAAGCGTCGTTTCGTTCCCGGTTACCTGtgcacaaattttttgctctcgagATAAGACAAAGCGGTGCTCAGCTGGAACGTGTAGAGTAGCAACGTGGCGAGGTCCAGACGCTGTTTGTTCGACTGCAGATAAGCCCTCATTTCTCCTAACCTGGCCAACTCCATCACCAACCAGATCGGTGCTTCCGAGCACACGCCGATCAATCGTATGATGTGAGGATGCTCGAACTGTTGCATTATATCTGAAACGTAAACACGGACGTATTTAGCACGGTTTCTATCTCTCCTCTCGGTTGTTTCGTCAACGTGATATCTTACATGCTTCTTCGAGGAATTTCTCCGAAGTCGCGAGATCCGCGTCGACTTTACAGGTCTTCACGGCTACCGCCACGGTCTGGTTGTCCCTTCCCTTGTACGAACCTTTGTGCACGTTACCGAACTGACCTTCCCCGATGATCTCGCCCAGCTCCACTTGGTTCCTGACTATCTCGTAATCTCGAGCTGAAATTATCGATGGAGAAGCATTGTAACCAACATCGATGGTTTCCACGGTGGTCGGTAGTTTCAACGCGATTCTaaaactattggattgttcggagtcgtttcgttgtttttggTGACAATGAAACAAGATtctttagagcgtgtaaactttTTATCAAActgtatactctccattttggaaaacgactttccgaacaatttaatATCTACCGCagggaaattggaaaatttctcctttcgaatgataaATTTAGTTTACGAACAATGACGGAGAAATTATCGAACTgttctaaaaagaaaaaaattctgttAAAAGAAAGTTATTCATGGTATTGCGCTTTCTTTCGGGGAAAGTTCTCGTTTAGGATTACAAATTGTACgtaatgtaaaaaaaagaatactttcGATTTTAGAAAGTTTGTAATTTTGATTAACCCAGAGACAATTTATCGGTGCTTACTGGCTGGCGTCGAGTAGTCTCCTTCCTCGTCGACGATCTCGGCGTAATCCTCCGACAAAATGGTCCCCGTTTTGCTGACGTTCTTCTCGGGACTGTTGGTGCCG encodes:
- the Fak gene encoding protein tyrosine kinase 2 Fak isoform X1, which codes for MLELVERKASGISWPSCRGRDLESFGKDPRGIFLLKRDKVCAREKRSRRENGGLLCSLGQLGCNDTYSPDTLGTWKFHKVSRTSHEGMSTGVGDGGGGGVGGVQGSGGGRNTPPHGSPTPMDKATLKVHLPNGGFNVVKFGDAIDVRGIISLVTSRLAAGTRHYRNLYAMRLHHPGSGESYWLHQDTTMYQVQEKYEKKHPHCEWRYELRVRYLPQNLNDLYEKDKVTFYYYYDQVRNDYLCANHAALDQDVAVQLCCLEIRYFFKDMPQIALDKKSNLEYLEREVGLHKFLPRSVLNGMKPKALRKLIQQHFKKVAALSELDCMFKFFDLLRAHYRFDQERFICALGSSWSIPVELVIGPDLGISYMAHRGGTVPTRMAEFSQIQSIQTLVSDCKEHAKACIKLRVAGAAETLSITCSNLDQAESLADLIDGYCRLVTGSNTSLWNRKAASWKNYPCPCKDAHPPKYRQDGTNSPEKNVSKTGTILSEDYAEIVDEEGDYSTPATRDYEIVRNQVELGEIIGEGQFGNVHKGSYKGRDNQTVAVAVKTCKVDADLATSEKFLEEAYIMQQFEHPHIIRLIGVCSEAPIWLVMELARLGEMRAYLQSNKQRLDLATLLLYTFQLSTALSYLESKKFVHRDIAARNVLVSAHNCVKLADFGLSRWVEDQSYYTASKCKLPIKWMAPESINFRRFTTSSDVWMFGVCMWEILMLGVKPFQGVKNNEVIRKLENGERLALPNHCPPRLYSLMSQCWSYEPSKRPTFKEIRETLHEILLEEKHQQQETMKRENRRVQAMSWGADDVPPPKPSRQPQNPTDQSQLTAAAPVSTYIVAQSPEVLAQLLKDNQTRGVCPSVYTTPASPFNTLAVQFQDEDQVLTTALVSDLPFFDPAVSEPSASHETHSGDSTLSDTNLDSLESSDVPPLVSSLGVSETTQAQSPAANRKQQKVKEMQNLYAVSSKVVGSVTGDLYSPVQKYTASVAVPVTTVAAGCGEIYGPVANFTQSSAIVGNLSQSPSVGGNFGENPGNFGPGSLNSIVGSVGPPQSSPSFPQFSSASQVFGVGQPVGPSPVCVQNVAAYPRPSLVGTSNASIPTSNADCLYGPVLKFRAQNVQSQNATEAMSANASVGQSPRNNITATSVSNLQPQPIMLHAQSYQQQQQQQQQQQQQIYSNIGHSGAQPVYLSQSQHAQNIQRQGNPPPTVHQSVSSSSYAAQHATQQATSAANPIYTGHATPVTVVQAQKIHQGPAYAQQIQQAGIASHVASSQAANVTQQLSFGVLAQSHSVQPQFAASGQQQQQQQQQQQQHHHHHHVHPGPASFVVVGQQTSTATQCNVVTNPVTSATNATQYLGCCQPGHVAKPTCCAPQLATGVAKITTFVAQKQDEQLTSSTDGTLSGSLISSAVSDSTMSSSSSMTEEAHQDQRAVQSQLFDSVTENFSSGLDDEQKLLEQRLLQQQRQSEEDSRWLAREEKRLSIATSGDESVSPPVPRSVTQSPNHEQHSANTGSLGSDKGTDKVIVVKKMEPTPTADLDRTNDKVYDCTTSVVRAVMSLSQGVQQSKAEQYLELVRKVGIELRALLSSVDALMDILPISAHREVEMAHKVLSKDMAELVTAMKQAQKYSATTLDAEYRKGMLSAAHILAMDAKNLLDVIDSIRIRYPYVDSQICQKQNEISGPLESTPEGCIRSSQSGEQFLRRSQSTERQGTTFRQSQSGDLLHRMGQSVDRSLQSSQTDVSTGSSLERRHHIVTNSLERNSTTRRQMATNSLERKRPSLSCNISPMNNSVNLPPMVPVTCNLVQTAGPVIHPSQTVATGISQQSVFAPNNKTANETATSDS